TGCCAGACACCCTGCTCGCAAGCCATTGTAAAAGCCTCACCCAACAATCGCTCTGCTATATTTTCAGGAAATAAATCGCGGAGAAAATAGTGACTGGCATCTTCTACTGGATTAAGGCCAATCAATCGACGCCCTGCGCCATTCAGATAGCGTAATTGACCACTTGGCTCTAAAATAGCAACCAGATCAGGCGTTGCCTCCAGAATCACTGCAAGCTGAGTGCGCCCTTTCTCCGCATCGCGGTGTCTCCGGCGCTGCTGCGCATCGCTTAATTCACGATCTACCGCCGGGAGCAAGCGAACCAGATTTTCTTTCATGACATAATCTTGCGCACCGCGCTTCATGGCCTCCACAGCCATTTCCTCGCCAATCGTACCTGAAATAAAAATAAAGGGCACATCCGGATCATGCTGACGCGTAATTTCCAGCGCCCGCATGCCACTGAAGCTCGGCATGGAAAAATCCGAAAAGATAATATCCCACGACTCCTTTAACTTTACGATCATATCCCGCTCCGTATCAATCCGTTCCCAGTCAAACACCAGTCCGCCAGATTGAAGGTAATCCACCAGTAACAACGTGTCATCTTCAACATCTTCGATCATCAGGATACGTAATGGTTTCGGGGTAGCTAGTGAGTCTTGCGGTTTTGACATATCGATCTTTTCCTGATTGCTAGTTCAGCGGTGCCTGGTTTAATAACAGCCAATAGAGCCCCAGCTGTCCCGCTGCCTTCATAAATTCATCAAAATCTACCGGTTTACGTACATAACTATTCGCGCCCAAAGCATAGCCTTTTGCCCGATCCTCTTCTTCAATAGACGAAGTCAGAATCACCACTGGTAGCAATCGGGTCGCCTCATGATCTCGAATACGGCGCAGGACTTCCAGTCCGCTTATTTTGGGCAGATTCAAATCCAGCAATACAACGGCTGGTAAATCGGTCACATCGCGGCCTGCATAAGCACCTTCGCCAAACAGATAAGCAAGCGCCTCAACCCCATCATGTGCCACAATTACCTGATTGCCAACCCGATTTGCTTCCAGCGCATCCAGCGTTAATAATTCATCATCGGGATTATCCTCCACCAACAGCACTATTTTATTGCTCATCTATTTTCCTGTTCATCCAATATAAAATAAAAGGTAGTCCCCTGATCAACCACACTCTCCGCCCAGATGCGACCGCCATGCTTACTGATCACGCGTTGCACGGTGGCCAATCCAACACCCGTACCCGGAAATGTACTCGCATCATGCAGGCGCTGGAAGGCACTAAATAGTTTATCCGCATAGGCCATATCAAATCCGGCACCATTATCGCGGATAAAATAGGTATTGATGCCCTCATTCTCGTTGCAGCCTATTTCAATTAAAGCTTCAGATCGGTAACGGGTAAACTTCCAGGCATTACTCAGCAGATTCGTGATTGCCACGCGCAGCAAGCGCGCATCACCCTGCACTATCAATCCGGGTTCAATCAGAAACTGCACCACTCGCTCCGGCTCATCCTCGCGTAACGTTTCCATAACTTCCTGGGTCAATCGCGTCAGATCAACCGATTCCCACTTAACTTCTGTCCGCGTCACGCGCGATAACTTAAGCAAGTCATCAATGAGTGCTGCCATACGCTGGGCGGCCGCGCGAATCCGCTCCAGACGATCCCGACCCTTGTCATCCAGACGATCTCCATATTCATTCAGCAGTAAACGACTGAAGCCATCCATGGCACGCAACGGCGCTCGTAAATCGTGCGAGACAGAATAACTAAACGCCTCCAGCTCCCGGTTAATGGTTGCTAATTCCGCGGATCGGATACGCAGGTGCTCATTCAATTCCTTAAGCCGGCGTTTATGTTCGATACCGACACTAATATCCTTGATAAGACCATCAGCGTAGCGTTCACCTGCATCACCTTGCTTGACTACCGCCGTGATTGAGGCATGGAACTCACGACCATTCAACGTTTTAAGCCGTAGATGTTCGCTGTTAACCTGACCATTACGCAGCATTTTATCGACAAAAATCCGACGATCGGCCGGATCACAATATAATTCACCAATACCGTAAGTCAACAGCTGTTCCATGGATTCTGCCTCAAAGATTTTCACCATGGCCGGATTTACTTCAATAAATTCCCCTTTGTCATCGAGTATGAGGCGATAAACGCCGACTGGCAGATTATTTACCAGATCCTGGTAGCGCGCTTGTATCCGCTGTTGCGTTTTTTCAGCCTGTTTGTGTGCGCTAATATTACGAATAATATTAATTACGAATACATTCTGATCGATTGTCAGCGGACTTAAATCCACTTCCATCGGAAATTCACTCCCATCCTTGCGTAATCCATACAATGTCGGATCCACTTTGCTCGATCGTATTCTCTGCTCGGTAAAAAATTGCATTTGATCCTGGCCATACTGTGCACGAAACTGTTCGGATACCAATTGCTCAATCGGCTGCCCCAGTAATTCATCACGCGAATAACCAAACCATATCTCAGCCCGATGATTAACCAGCGTAATCCGGCTACATTGATCCGCAATAACAATCGCATCCGGGGCAGAATCAACTAACCCACGAAAGCGGGCTTCGCTGGCCCGTATCTGAACTTCAATCTGCTGGCGGCGCAGTACATAATAGGCAATTACCCCGCTCAAGAGCATAAATAACAAGGACAATACTAAAAATGGTGGTACAAAATTATCGACTGAACGCGCCTGCTTTGCGGTCAAAACCGATTCGGGTACATGAGCAACCAGTATCCATTCATTACCAGAATCAGCCTGTGATTCCACGCGATTAATCCTGGCATAAGTGAATAATCCCTGTGCATCCAGCCATTGGCCATCTGGATGCCCCTGTAGTATTGCAGACCAGGTAGGCTCTCCGTATTCACGATCAAAGCGGATGCCTTGACGTTCCGGATACATGAAGCCCCATTCCATCTCTGGACTGGGGCCCAATAACCAGTAGCCATCAGAATTCAACAACCAGAGGCTTCCCTCATTTTGTTTATCAATTGCACGTAGACGATCGAGCAACCGCGCCCCTAGATAATTCAGTATCACAAGGCCACGATTTTTTCCATCGTCATCGAACACGGGTGCGCTCAAACGAATCACTGGCTTGAGTGGTTGTTCAATCACGCCATGTTCAATGTTAAGATCGAACGGTGACACATAAAGGGCATCTTTATTTTTCTCAAGAGTCTCCGGCACATAGTAATGATCCGATTTATCCTGCAACTGCGCCGCTGATACAATACCTGGCTGGCCATTATTGTCATTGATGCGCACCACCTCCTGCCCCTGTTCATTCAGAAAACGAAGCTGATCATAACGCTGGCGGTGCTGCATAAATACCTGATAATCATGAGCAAGGTTCTCCTTTGCCACAGGATCCGCAGTATCCAGCCATTGCCGTAATGATGAATGCGCTGCCAGGTAAAACGCATCCCCATTTAGCGCACCCAGCACGGTTTCAATCGTTTTATGCGCCAGCTGTACTGACTGCTGCTCGTGATCCTGCAACATTGTCAGATTCGCGTTGATCTCAGTACGACAAAGCAACCATAATACGGCGGTCAACATCAAAATCAGTGGAATACATAAATACAACCAATACCGCACGAATCGCCAGTTCCAGATATTTTGCATATTCACTGTCTGTAATATTTCCTGTTCATTCGATATTCAAAAAAGTAGGCTTATCTTTTTGTAATTAGTTTTTAATAAGAGGACTGAAGAAAAGACCAGTATCAAGATTGATAATATCAGCATATAGAGCGCATAGGTACGACTCTTATTCATTCTAGGTAAGGGATCCGGTTATATCGAGAAAAACCCAACTTTAACAAAGAGTAATGCCGTTCTTTGTCTGCAAATATTGGCTACACGGCAAAATATCTTAAACAATCCTGTTTATATCTTACTTGATATGCCTGACAAAAAATATTCGGCACCCGAATCATTCATATCCGATTCAAAAAACGTCCTTTTCAATGTTAAAGACCGCTGCATAACTGTTATCTCGGGCTGGATAAGATTTTTAAGTGTTTGATTTATCAATGCTGCAAGTAATCAGAAAAGCTCAAAAACACAGTTATGCAGCGGTCTTTGTTATGTTTGATTTAAAACTAAACTTGAGCGCGTTAGCCCTGGCATGCGATTAAACCCGCTTACGAATAACCACTATACGAGATCTTTGCAAAATCCCAATAATTGAAAAATTAACCCTTTATAATTAATAGTCGAAAACTTCTGGCGAGGGCTTTTGCAAAAGCCTCTATACTTATACTAACCGCAATATTCAGAATCCGAAGTTCATTCTATTTATTCAATATACAGGTCCAGAAACGGGTTTGAATAAGCTTTCGAGTAAGGCTGCATCATCAAAATGGCGACGCCCAATGAAAGCAGTGGCATGATGCCCACGTTCTCGCATCGCGCCAGCCG
This genomic window from Nitrosomonas cryotolerans ATCC 49181 contains:
- a CDS encoding response regulator — its product is MSNKIVLLVEDNPDDELLTLDALEANRVGNQVIVAHDGVEALAYLFGEGAYAGRDVTDLPAVVLLDLNLPKISGLEVLRRIRDHEATRLLPVVILTSSIEEEDRAKGYALGANSYVRKPVDFDEFMKAAGQLGLYWLLLNQAPLN
- a CDS encoding sensor histidine kinase, producing the protein MQNIWNWRFVRYWLYLCIPLILMLTAVLWLLCRTEINANLTMLQDHEQQSVQLAHKTIETVLGALNGDAFYLAAHSSLRQWLDTADPVAKENLAHDYQVFMQHRQRYDQLRFLNEQGQEVVRINDNNGQPGIVSAAQLQDKSDHYYVPETLEKNKDALYVSPFDLNIEHGVIEQPLKPVIRLSAPVFDDDGKNRGLVILNYLGARLLDRLRAIDKQNEGSLWLLNSDGYWLLGPSPEMEWGFMYPERQGIRFDREYGEPTWSAILQGHPDGQWLDAQGLFTYARINRVESQADSGNEWILVAHVPESVLTAKQARSVDNFVPPFLVLSLLFMLLSGVIAYYVLRRQQIEVQIRASEARFRGLVDSAPDAIVIADQCSRITLVNHRAEIWFGYSRDELLGQPIEQLVSEQFRAQYGQDQMQFFTEQRIRSSKVDPTLYGLRKDGSEFPMEVDLSPLTIDQNVFVINIIRNISAHKQAEKTQQRIQARYQDLVNNLPVGVYRLILDDKGEFIEVNPAMVKIFEAESMEQLLTYGIGELYCDPADRRIFVDKMLRNGQVNSEHLRLKTLNGREFHASITAVVKQGDAGERYADGLIKDISVGIEHKRRLKELNEHLRIRSAELATINRELEAFSYSVSHDLRAPLRAMDGFSRLLLNEYGDRLDDKGRDRLERIRAAAQRMAALIDDLLKLSRVTRTEVKWESVDLTRLTQEVMETLREDEPERVVQFLIEPGLIVQGDARLLRVAITNLLSNAWKFTRYRSEALIEIGCNENEGINTYFIRDNGAGFDMAYADKLFSAFQRLHDASTFPGTGVGLATVQRVISKHGGRIWAESVVDQGTTFYFILDEQENR